In Sphingomonas sp. SUN019, the genomic window GTGGGATGTTCGGATGCGTGCGCCGCAGCCAGATCACCGACAGGCACACGATCGCGAACGCCGCGAGCGTCCCGACCGAGGTCATGTCGCCCAGCGTGTTGATGTCGAAGAACGCCGCCGCGCACGCGGTGATCAGGCCGACCAGGATCGTATTGACCCACGGCGTCTTGAACTTCTGATGTACCGTCGCGAAGACGCGTGGCAACAGCCCGTCGCGCGCCATCGTGTAGAATATGCGCGTCTGGCCGTACATCAGCACCAGCACCACGGACGTCAGGCCGACGATCGCGCCCGCCTTAACCAACTTTGCGAACCACGCCCATTGCGGGCCGAGCGCATCGACCGCGACCGCGACCGGATCGGGCACGTTCAGCGTCTTGTAGTTGACGATCAGCGTCATCACGATCGACACCAGGATATAGATCACGGTGCACGCGGCGAGCGACCCGAGCAGGCCGATCGGCATGTCCTTCTTCGGATTCTTCGCTTCCTGCCCCGCGGTGGAGACCGCCTCGAACCCGATATAGGCGAAGAACACGATCGACGCGGCGCGCAGGATGCCGCCCCAGCCGAATTCGCCCTCGCCGCCTGTGGCGGGCGGGATGAACGGGTCCCAGTTCGCTTTCAGCGTGTCGAAATGCGCGATCACGTAACCGCCGCAGATCAGGATGAAGGCCAGGATCACGGTGACCTTGATCGCGACGATGACGTTGTTGACCTTCGCGCTTTCGGACACGCCGACGACCAGCAATGCGGTCATCGCCATACAGATCAGGAAGGCGGGCAGATTGAACAGATACGTCACCGGCGCGCCGTTCACGACCACCGGCACCATCGCATTGCCGACCGTCTGCATGACGGTATGGCCCGACGGACCGGTCAACTCGACCGGGATGACCAGTCCGAAATCGCCGAGCAGGCTGACGACATACCCCGCCCAGCCGACCGCGACGACCGAGGCCGCGAGCCCGTATTCGAGCAACAGCAATGCGCCCATGATCCACGCCGCGAATTCGCCGATCGTGGTGTAGCTGTAGGTATAGGCCGAACCCGACACCGGCAGCGTCGAGGAGAGTTCGGCGTAGCACAGGCCCGCTAGCGCACAGACGACGCCAGCGATCAGGAACGACAGCAGCACCGCGGGGCCGGCATGGAGCGATGCGGCGCTGCCCGTCCGCACGAAGATGCCAGCGCCTATGATACAGCCGATACCCAAGAAAACGAGGTTCCACGGCCCGAGCGTACGCTTCAATTCGCTCTGCTCGGTTTCGCGCTGGACCTGTTCCACCGTCTTGCGGAGCAGCATTCGGCCGATAAGCCCAGGTACGGGTCTGGTCGCCATAATTCTCCCTTGGCCACCCCCCGGCGGCCCGAAATGCGTTAAGCGCGCGAGCCTAGTGGCAATTGTGTGACGCGCAATCCCTTAGCGGCGGTCGGTGGCGGCGTGCGGCTTTTGGGTCACGCGTCGCCGCTTTTCTGGGCGGTATCGTTCCGCACCAGCATCGGGCCGAGCGGACGGCCTGCGAGAATGTGGACGTGGAGATGCGGCACCTCGGCGTGGCTGTCCAACCCGGTGTTGGCGAGCAGACGGTAGCCCGGCGCTACCAGCCCGGCGTCGCGCGCGACCTTTCCGACGGCGCGGACGAAACCGGCGATCTCGGCGTCGGAGGCGCGCTCGCTGAAATCGTCCCACGACACGTAGTGGCCCTTGGGGATCACCAGCAGGTGCGTCGGGGACCACGGCGCGATGTCGTGGAAGGCGAGTGCGTATTCGTCTTCGTACACGCGCTTCGACGGGATTTCGCCGCGCAGGATCTTTGCGAAGATGTTGCTGTCGTCGTAGGGCTTGGTCGCGTCGACGGAC contains:
- a CDS encoding histidine triad nucleotide-binding protein, with the protein product MSVDATKPYDDSNIFAKILRGEIPSKRVYEDEYALAFHDIAPWSPTHLLVIPKGHYVSWDDFSERASDAEIAGFVRAVGKVARDAGLVAPGYRLLANTGLDSHAEVPHLHVHILAGRPLGPMLVRNDTAQKSGDA
- a CDS encoding amino acid permease — its product is MATRPVPGLIGRMLLRKTVEQVQRETEQSELKRTLGPWNLVFLGIGCIIGAGIFVRTGSAASLHAGPAVLLSFLIAGVVCALAGLCYAELSSTLPVSGSAYTYSYTTIGEFAAWIMGALLLLEYGLAASVVAVGWAGYVVSLLGDFGLVIPVELTGPSGHTVMQTVGNAMVPVVVNGAPVTYLFNLPAFLICMAMTALLVVGVSESAKVNNVIVAIKVTVILAFILICGGYVIAHFDTLKANWDPFIPPATGGEGEFGWGGILRAASIVFFAYIGFEAVSTAGQEAKNPKKDMPIGLLGSLAACTVIYILVSIVMTLIVNYKTLNVPDPVAVAVDALGPQWAWFAKLVKAGAIVGLTSVVLVLMYGQTRIFYTMARDGLLPRVFATVHQKFKTPWVNTILVGLITACAAAFFDINTLGDMTSVGTLAAFAIVCLSVIWLRRTHPNIPRGFTVPLFPILPALGILACVALIFTVETRVLVFFGWYTLGAVVLYFVYGMRNSRLYKGLDQEGGPAMGEYVAPVGQQP